The Filimonas lacunae genomic sequence GCGATGGTTCTGCGCCGTTAACAGGCAGCATTACCATTATCCGTTAACAACCATTCATTTATTTCATGTATACTAATAAACTGACGCAATGAGAAAGCAAAGCAGAAAAAAGTTGTTGATAGCAGTGAGCTGCGTGCTGGTAGCTTCTTTGCTGGCGCCGGCAGGCAAAGGCTATGCCCAGGTTGATCCGCACTTTACACAATACTATGTGTATCCTGCCTGGTTAAACCCGGCGTTAACGGGTGTGTTTGATGGCGACTATCGTGCGGCGGCCATCTACCGCAATCAATGGAGTAATGTGTCCAGTGCTTTTTCTACTAAAGGGGCTGCATTGGATTTTAATACAAATAAGAATCTGAATGCTGGTGTAAGCGTGGTAAACCAGGCGGCTGGTGATGGGGGGTATAACTATACCACTGCCTATGGTAACGTGGCTTACACGGGCATCCGGTTTGGCAAAGGCGATTTTCAACGTGTGTCAATAGGTTTACAGGCAGGGATGATACAACGTAAGTTTAATCCTTCCAAACTGGTGTTTGTTGATCAGTGGAACCCGGTAACCGGTGGCTTGCAGCCATCGCGCGATGCTATCACCAATCCCTCGGCTACTTCTTTCGATGCGGGAGCAGGGGTGTTGTATTACGATGCCACACCGGGTAAAAAAGCCAATGTGTTTGGTGGTGTTTCTGCATCGCATATCAACAGGCCTGAAAACAGGTTTGGAGCAGTATTGAATGAAAAAATGCCGGTACGTTATGTGGTGCACGGCGGTGTGAAACTGGCGTTGTCAGATCGTATATCGCTTACGCCCAATGCTATTTATCTGCGTCAGGGCAATGCCGAAGAAAAAGTGCTGGGTACCTACGCGCAGTTAAAAGCGGCAGTAGCTACCGATGTATTGTTTGGTGTTAACTACCGCTTCCAGGATGCGGTGTCGCTGT encodes the following:
- a CDS encoding PorP/SprF family type IX secretion system membrane protein; this translates as MRKQSRKKLLIAVSCVLVASLLAPAGKGYAQVDPHFTQYYVYPAWLNPALTGVFDGDYRAAAIYRNQWSNVSSAFSTKGAALDFNTNKNLNAGVSVVNQAAGDGGYNYTTAYGNVAYTGIRFGKGDFQRVSIGLQAGMIQRKFNPSKLVFVDQWNPVTGGLQPSRDAITNPSATSFDAGAGVLYYDATPGKKANVFGGVSASHINRPENRFGAVLNEKMPVRYVVHGGVKLALSDRISLTPNAIYLRQGNAEEKVLGTYAQLKAAVATDVLFGVNYRFQDAVSLYAGVTHNNLVLSVSYDVNTSDLGKMVGGTNSFEVSLTFVGKKKVKAPEVEFVCPAL